Part of the Terriglobales bacterium genome, GACGCGGGCGGTGGTGCGCCTGGCAGAGAAGCTGAGCAAGATGAGTTATGCGCAGCGGATCAAGATCCCGGGAATCGGGACGCGGCGCGGGGAAATTATCATCGCCGGCGCGACGGCGTATGCCGAACTGCTGCAGCGCTGCGACCTGGGCGGCTTCCGCTACTCCGACCTCGGTCTGCGCGACGGGCTGCTGGCACAGATGACGGCGGACTATTCGCGCACGGCCAAACGCACGCAGCAACTGGAGTCGGAACGCTGGAACGCGCTGCTGGCCATGGCCAAGCGCTACCGGGTAAACATGGAACAGGCGCAGCATGTGCGCGCACTCGCCATGCAATTGCTGACGGGATTGAAATCGGTGCACCGTTTGCCGCCGGAGTACCAGGAGTGGCTGTCGGGAGCGGCGATCCTGCACGAAATCGGCGCCTACGTGAACCGCATGGGATGGCACCGGCACGCGCACTACCTGATTGCGAACTCGGAAATCCTTGGCTACACGCCTGCGCAAAGGCGGGTGATGGCGGTAGTCACGCGCTACCTGGGAAACGCCCTGCCATTGCCAGGCGACAAGCTGATGAGGTCGCTGGAGCCGGAGGACCGCGAAAACGTGCCCAAGGCGGTGGCTCTGCTGCGTCTGGCACGGGCGTTGAACCAGAGCCGGCGGCGCGCGGTCAGCGCAGTGCAGGTGCGGACGCGGAACAGCCAAGTTGTGTTGCGGCTGGCCGAACGTCGCGCGGCCGGAGTGGACCTGGAGCTGTGGGCGGTGAAGAGAGAGCGGGCATATTTTCGCGCCGTCTTTGGGCGCGACTTGCAGGCGGAAGCGCGTTGAATTCTTTCGCCGCCCGTGGCCGCAGAGGACGCCGGGAAGCAGAATGCAAAAGCCCGGATGGCCGCCGGCGCAGGGCGCCGAGATTCACCTTAGTTCCAATGGGCGGGCGCAGGAAAAATTCCAGGGTCATTGCTTGAGTGTGAGTAGATGCCCGTGTAAGGTTTTGCAGTCATTCATTCCT contains:
- a CDS encoding Ppx/GppA phosphatase family protein — its product is MTTFAAVDIGANSVRLKIARLVRQRLQTVHEDREVVRLGESVFQTGMLAPSAMAQTVKVLRRFHKAVQLHGHAHTRVVATSALRDARNSRAFIDWVHMRTGWRVEVISGIEEARLIHLGIISNMRVTASPLLLIDLGGGSCELTISARHRIRETVSLPLGAVRLTQDFLHQDPPRDYELQRLRSYIAEEVQRVARRIAAAHVQAVIATSGTAAALATSAPSLLKHPGRENKVATRAVVRLAEKLSKMSYAQRIKIPGIGTRRGEIIIAGATAYAELLQRCDLGGFRYSDLGLRDGLLAQMTADYSRTAKRTQQLESERWNALLAMAKRYRVNMEQAQHVRALAMQLLTGLKSVHRLPPEYQEWLSGAAILHEIGAYVNRMGWHRHAHYLIANSEILGYTPAQRRVMAVVTRYLGNALPLPGDKLMRSLEPEDRENVPKAVALLRLARALNQSRRRAVSAVQVRTRNSQVVLRLAERRAAGVDLELWAVKRERAYFRAVFGRDLQAEAR